Part of the Tenacibaculum sp. SZ-18 genome, TTGTAAAACATCTTTACCTTTTTCAAGAATTGTAATGTCTAAATTCGGATTTAATTCTTTCGCATTTATTGCTGTAAAAAAACCTGCGGCACCGCCACCGATAATTACAATTTTACTCATAAAATCATGTCTTTGTAAGGAATAACAGTTGTATATCCTTTCTGTTTAAAAAATTCTGGTGTGTCTTGGTTTCCTGTTGCTAAAACGAAATCACCACCCCAAGCTCCTAAACTTTTTACTTGTCCAAAATAATCTGAGAATAATAAATCTTTTACTTTAGGTAGCTCAACAATAGATGAAATAATTGTTTCATGTTCAGCTATATAAAGTTCAAATTCTGATAAAGATTTGGTAGAAATCATCTTTTTTGATATTTCTGAAATTCTATTTATCTCTCTTTCTATAAGTTGTTTCTTTTCTCGATATCTTTTAATTCCTTCTCTACTGTTTTGTTTTTGGTTCAAGTACACAAAAAATAAATTGTCTTTGAAAGTAGGAGAGAAGTTAACTTCTGAAATAATAGGTTTACTATCTTTTAAGGTATAGAAAATAGGAGTGTTATGTTTAGCACAAGCTATATCATAACCACTTCCAGAAAACGCATTCCAAAGTAAGTCAAACGGATTAACATTTGCCCATGTAGCAATATTATTAATTAAAGTAGAAGAACTTCCTAATCCCCAATCTTTCGGAAATGTTAGATTCGTTTTAACAAAATATCCTTTTTCGGTTTGTAAGAAATTTGGATTTAGTTTTCTAGCCTCTTGCAGCATATTCTGCAACGTTTCAGCAATAGTTTCAGAATTACCGTCTTCGTCAGAATTGAAAGTAGCTGAGGTTAATCGAAGTTTCGGTAGGCTGAATTGCGCTTCGAACCAACAATTTCCTTCATCGGTAAAACTTCCCCAAACAAGAACAGGTTCTTCCACAGATTCAATCACTAGATTTTGACCGTATTTAGTAGGAACAGCTAAGGAAGTTGCTCCGTCTAATACAACATATTCTCCAGTGAGTAGTAATTTTCCGTTTGAATAGAATTCCTTCAATTTATGATTCTTTATGAGTGTTATTCCTTTTTCTTTTTAAAAACACAGCTATTATTAAACAAATGCCGATGAAAATACCACTAAAAGCATCTGTTAAGTCTTTGTCTGAATAAACACCATAAACAGAAGCTAATATTGCGAGAACACCTATTATGATAACTAATATCTCTTTTGATCTTTTCATTGATATTGATTGTCTAAACTAATCCAAATTGTTTGAAATGATGCGTAAAATGCTTCACTT contains:
- a CDS encoding GYDIA family GHMP kinase: MKEFYSNGKLLLTGEYVVLDGATSLAVPTKYGQNLVIESVEEPVLVWGSFTDEGNCWFEAQFSLPKLRLTSATFNSDEDGNSETIAETLQNMLQEARKLNPNFLQTEKGYFVKTNLTFPKDWGLGSSSTLINNIATWANVNPFDLLWNAFSGSGYDIACAKHNTPIFYTLKDSKPIISEVNFSPTFKDNLFFVYLNQKQNSREGIKRYREKKQLIEREINRISEISKKMISTKSLSEFELYIAEHETIISSIVELPKVKDLLFSDYFGQVKSLGAWGGDFVLATGNQDTPEFFKQKGYTTVIPYKDMIL